A single window of Granulicella sibirica DNA harbors:
- a CDS encoding MoaD/ThiS family protein, with amino-acid sequence MQVTVLYFGMLKDLFPDERQPIELADGETVAGLLRLSQEHASKQSDVWMALAVAVNREYAGVDTVLKDGDEVALLPPVSGGCEVVV; translated from the coding sequence ATGCAGGTGACGGTTTTGTACTTCGGGATGTTGAAAGATCTTTTTCCGGATGAGCGGCAGCCGATAGAGTTGGCGGATGGCGAGACCGTGGCGGGTCTTCTTCGCCTTTCGCAGGAGCACGCGTCTAAGCAGAGTGATGTATGGATGGCGCTGGCCGTCGCCGTCAATCGCGAGTATGCAGGGGTTGATACTGTGCTGAAAGATGGCGATGAGGTGGCGCTCCTGCCGCCTGTGAGTGGCGGTTGCGAGGTTGTAGTTTGA
- a CDS encoding glycine--tRNA ligase subunit alpha, which translates to MVEKKKALTFQELLFKLQVFWAERGCVLQQPYDVEVGAGTMSPDTFLRVLGPKPVRIAYAQPSRRPADGRYGENPNRLFRHTQFQVILKPPPLRIQEMYLESLEAIGIDLKEHDIKFEEDNWEWPVGGAWGVGWQVMLDGLEITQFTYFQQCGGMDLDPICGEITYGLERIAGFLQDVDSIYDIVWAVEPDSGREVTYGEMRLPEEEQFSAYGFDYADVPSLWKHLELYEAECLGLLEQAKRYEGMDALKLKRFPVLGAYELALKCSQLFNLLDARGAISVTERVGVMGRIRTLVVGVAKAYAGQGEALAIGTTA; encoded by the coding sequence ATGGTCGAGAAGAAAAAGGCTCTGACGTTTCAAGAATTGCTATTCAAGTTGCAGGTGTTCTGGGCGGAGCGCGGCTGTGTGTTGCAGCAGCCCTATGATGTTGAGGTGGGGGCGGGAACAATGTCGCCGGACACGTTTCTACGTGTGCTTGGCCCGAAGCCGGTGCGAATCGCCTATGCGCAGCCTTCGCGGCGTCCGGCTGACGGGCGCTATGGGGAGAACCCGAATCGCCTGTTCCGGCATACGCAGTTCCAGGTGATTCTGAAGCCGCCACCGTTGCGGATCCAGGAGATGTATCTCGAATCGCTTGAGGCGATCGGGATCGACCTGAAAGAGCACGACATCAAGTTCGAGGAGGACAACTGGGAGTGGCCGGTTGGCGGTGCCTGGGGTGTCGGGTGGCAGGTGATGCTCGATGGGCTGGAGATCACGCAGTTTACGTACTTCCAGCAGTGCGGCGGAATGGATCTGGACCCCATCTGCGGGGAGATCACGTACGGGCTGGAGCGCATCGCCGGTTTCCTGCAGGATGTCGACTCGATCTACGACATCGTCTGGGCGGTCGAGCCGGACTCCGGTCGAGAGGTGACGTATGGCGAGATGCGTTTGCCGGAAGAGGAGCAGTTCTCGGCCTACGGGTTTGACTATGCCGATGTGCCTTCGTTGTGGAAGCACCTCGAGCTCTACGAGGCCGAGTGTCTTGGCTTGCTGGAGCAGGCAAAACGCTACGAGGGGATGGATGCGTTGAAGCTCAAGCGGTTTCCTGTGCTTGGGGCGTATGAGCTGGCGCTGAAGTGTTCGCAGCTTTTCAACTTGCTGGATGCGCGCGGGGCGATCTCCGTGACCGAGCGGGTTGGTGTAATGGGACGGATTCGCACGCTCGTCGTAGGCGTCGCGAAGGCTTACGCGGGACAGGGCGAGGCGCTCGCGATAGGGACCACAGCCTAG
- a CDS encoding DUF3455 domain-containing protein, translated as MRILVGLIVMLAVQAAAVGQDVTVPAEAKVLRTVEGRGVQIYRCDASAWVFVAPEAELFEGGSKVGTHGAGPVWIWKDGSSVKGAVVHKLASPEAGAVPWLLLKGTPAADAGVLGEVAWVRRWETHGGNAPIGTCEAGKSTRVEYSAKYSFYAAK; from the coding sequence TTGAGGATTCTGGTTGGGTTGATCGTGATGCTGGCGGTGCAGGCGGCTGCCGTGGGTCAGGATGTCACTGTTCCTGCGGAAGCGAAAGTGCTGCGGACGGTCGAGGGACGGGGCGTCCAGATCTACCGGTGCGATGCAAGTGCGTGGGTCTTTGTGGCTCCCGAGGCCGAGCTGTTTGAGGGCGGTTCGAAGGTCGGGACACATGGAGCGGGACCGGTCTGGATCTGGAAGGATGGGAGCTCGGTGAAGGGGGCGGTGGTGCATAAGCTGGCCTCGCCTGAGGCTGGGGCTGTGCCTTGGCTGCTGCTGAAGGGGACGCCGGCGGCTGATGCTGGCGTACTTGGCGAAGTAGCCTGGGTGCGGCGGTGGGAAACGCATGGCGGAAATGCTCCGATTGGAACCTGCGAAGCTGGGAAGTCCACGCGTGTGGAGTACTCGGCCAAGTATTCGTTTTATGCGGCCAAGTAG
- a CDS encoding molybdenum cofactor biosynthesis protein MoaE yields the protein MRIEITDERIATVEVLDGIKAGPDGAVCVFDGIVRNNTRGRQTLYLVYEAYREMALEQMRALAEQAAAKFGVRDIALVHRLGKLEVGDTSVLIAVASAHRGVTFEACRWLIDTLKKTVPIWKKEYFIDGAVWADGEAFPEELGLRLEETVSPDEKKV from the coding sequence TTGAGGATCGAGATCACGGACGAGAGGATCGCGACCGTTGAGGTTCTGGACGGGATCAAGGCCGGCCCCGATGGGGCGGTGTGCGTCTTCGATGGTATTGTGCGGAACAATACGCGTGGGCGACAGACTTTGTACCTGGTGTACGAGGCCTATCGCGAGATGGCGCTGGAGCAGATGCGCGCTCTTGCCGAGCAAGCTGCCGCGAAGTTTGGCGTGCGAGACATCGCTCTTGTCCATCGGCTGGGAAAGCTCGAGGTGGGTGATACGAGCGTGCTGATCGCGGTGGCCTCGGCTCATCGAGGGGTGACCTTCGAGGCGTGCCGATGGCTGATCGATACGCTGAAGAAGACGGTGCCGATCTGGAAAAAAGAGTACTTTATCGACGGCGCGGTTTGGGCCGACGGAGAGGCTTTTCCGGAAGAACTGGGTTTGCGGTTAGAAGAGACGGTATCGCCGGACGAAAAGAAGGTCTAG
- the glyS gene encoding glycine--tRNA ligase subunit beta, with protein MSDFLFEIGLEEVPARMIAGAQAELERRVVAMLARERLVGADAVAKSYSTPRRLAVLVPGVADRQEDVSEEMNGPSVKVAFKDGVATGAAVAFAKKAGIEVEALRTVTTPKGEYLAATVVKPGRTAALVIAEEMPKELAAIYWAKNMYWRPGKPEKFVRPVRWMVGMLGTEIVLTSFAGFMTNDLTYGHRVLFGDSAIDLADAAGYEEALREAFVIADVEARRHRIRKELDRVCRTVPGMRWREDHALVDKMTHLTEWPSIILGTFQEEYLELPEEVLVTVMRDHQNYFAVENKEGKLAPYFLAVLNTEADERGQAVIRHGNERVLRARFNDARFFWEFDQRTPLMERVKLLEKVTFQKDLGSYATKSERVRGVAKLLATEVATRGGAVDAGALDQAVVLAKTDLTAELVKEFTELQGIVGGLYARAQGYPEAVALAVYDQYLPESMEDSVPRTMEGALLAIADKADTIAGMFGLGLEPTGSKDPFALRRAANGIVKILGETEVPLNLGEIAFLAAPGREEVVRKIELFFAERLEFYLREAKGQAYDVVKAVLAIRADGVRDAVARAEAVTAVRGSADFTAVAGAFKRMTNILAQAREKGFAASGVVDVALLKDAAELGLAEKAASLAPEVARMRSAGDYRGALEAIAGLRAQVDAFFESVMVMDPDAEVRGNRLALLDRVLGDFSGIAEFSEIVVAG; from the coding sequence ATGTCGGATTTTTTGTTTGAGATCGGGTTGGAAGAGGTTCCGGCGAGGATGATCGCGGGGGCGCAAGCCGAGTTGGAGCGGCGTGTCGTAGCGATGCTGGCGCGGGAACGTCTGGTCGGAGCGGATGCGGTGGCGAAGAGCTACTCGACGCCGCGACGGCTCGCGGTGCTGGTCCCGGGGGTGGCGGATCGTCAGGAGGATGTCTCGGAAGAGATGAACGGGCCGTCGGTGAAAGTCGCGTTCAAGGATGGCGTGGCCACCGGGGCGGCAGTGGCGTTCGCGAAGAAGGCTGGTATTGAGGTCGAGGCACTGCGTACGGTGACGACACCCAAGGGCGAGTACCTCGCGGCGACCGTCGTGAAGCCGGGACGGACGGCGGCGCTGGTGATTGCCGAGGAGATGCCGAAGGAGCTGGCGGCGATCTACTGGGCTAAGAACATGTACTGGCGGCCGGGAAAGCCGGAGAAGTTCGTGAGGCCGGTGCGTTGGATGGTCGGGATGCTTGGGACCGAGATCGTGCTGACGAGCTTCGCGGGCTTCATGACGAACGACCTGACCTATGGGCACCGGGTATTGTTCGGCGATAGCGCGATCGATCTTGCGGATGCAGCGGGCTATGAGGAAGCGTTGCGCGAGGCCTTCGTCATCGCGGACGTCGAGGCGCGGCGGCACAGGATTCGCAAGGAGCTGGACCGTGTGTGCCGTACGGTTCCGGGAATGCGCTGGCGCGAGGATCATGCGCTTGTCGACAAGATGACGCACCTCACGGAGTGGCCTTCCATAATCCTTGGGACGTTCCAGGAGGAGTATCTGGAGCTGCCCGAGGAAGTGCTGGTGACCGTCATGCGCGACCACCAGAACTACTTCGCGGTCGAGAACAAGGAGGGCAAACTGGCGCCGTACTTCCTCGCGGTGCTGAACACCGAGGCGGATGAGCGCGGGCAGGCTGTCATCCGGCATGGTAACGAGCGTGTGCTGCGGGCGCGGTTCAACGATGCGCGCTTCTTCTGGGAGTTCGACCAGAGAACTCCGCTGATGGAGCGCGTGAAGCTGCTGGAGAAGGTGACCTTCCAGAAGGATCTCGGAAGCTACGCGACGAAGTCGGAGCGGGTAAGAGGGGTTGCGAAGCTTCTGGCGACGGAGGTAGCGACGCGCGGTGGCGCGGTCGATGCTGGAGCGCTGGATCAGGCGGTCGTGCTCGCGAAGACCGACCTCACGGCAGAGTTGGTGAAGGAGTTTACGGAGCTGCAGGGCATCGTGGGCGGGCTGTATGCGCGGGCGCAGGGATATCCCGAAGCGGTTGCCCTCGCCGTGTACGACCAGTACTTGCCGGAGTCGATGGAAGACTCTGTGCCCCGGACGATGGAAGGCGCGCTCCTCGCGATTGCCGATAAGGCGGATACGATCGCCGGAATGTTCGGCCTCGGCCTTGAGCCGACTGGGTCGAAGGATCCATTCGCGCTGCGCCGGGCAGCGAATGGCATCGTGAAGATTCTGGGCGAGACCGAGGTTCCGCTCAACCTTGGGGAGATCGCATTCCTCGCGGCTCCGGGACGTGAGGAGGTCGTGCGCAAGATCGAGCTGTTCTTCGCCGAACGGCTGGAGTTCTATTTGCGCGAGGCAAAGGGGCAGGCGTACGACGTGGTGAAGGCTGTTTTGGCCATTCGGGCGGATGGTGTCCGCGATGCTGTGGCTCGTGCGGAGGCGGTGACGGCGGTGCGTGGGTCGGCTGATTTCACGGCTGTTGCCGGCGCGTTCAAACGGATGACGAATATTCTTGCGCAGGCTCGGGAGAAGGGATTCGCCGCGAGTGGCGTGGTGGATGTTGCCCTGTTGAAGGATGCCGCCGAACTTGGGCTTGCGGAGAAGGCCGCTTCGCTCGCTCCCGAAGTTGCGCGGATGCGTTCCGCTGGCGACTATCGCGGCGCTCTGGAAGCGATTGCCGGGCTGCGGGCACAGGTAGACGCGTTCTTCGAGTCGGTGATGGTGATGGATCCGGACGCGGAGGTCCGCGGAAATCGTCTGGCGCTGCTCGATCGGGTGCTTGGGGATTTCTCTGGCATCGCGGAGTTTTCAGAGATAGTGGTGGCGGGGTAG
- a CDS encoding 4Fe-4S dicluster domain-containing protein, with product MAYVIAEPCIGTKDSACVDACPVDCIHPKKDEGGHSDAEQLFIDPVECIDCGACVPVCPVSAIYAGDDLPEKWAAFQEKNAAHFGR from the coding sequence ATGGCGTATGTAATTGCGGAACCTTGCATTGGAACGAAGGATTCGGCCTGTGTGGACGCTTGCCCGGTAGATTGCATTCATCCGAAGAAGGATGAGGGCGGTCACTCGGACGCGGAGCAACTTTTCATCGATCCCGTCGAGTGCATCGATTGCGGCGCGTGCGTTCCGGTCTGCCCGGTTTCGGCGATCTACGCCGGAGACGATCTGCCTGAAAAGTGGGCTGCGTTCCAGGAGAAGAATGCGGCGCACTTCGGCCGGTAA
- the lptB gene encoding LPS export ABC transporter ATP-binding protein yields the protein MRRLVTEEIGKSYGGRQVVRGVSVEIQQGEVVGLLGPNGAGKTTSFYMIVGLVRPDSGRVLADGDDITRLPMYLRARKYGISYLPQEPSVFRKLTVEENILAVLEAQHLSWESRRTKTEKLIEQLNLGHVRKTHGYALSGGERRRVEIARCLAIEPAFILLDEPFSGIDPIAVLDLQEIIFGLKASGIGVLITDHNVRETLSVVDRAYIINEGTIFRAGTPGELGRDAEVKRIYLGEKFSMD from the coding sequence ATGCGGCGGTTGGTAACCGAAGAGATTGGCAAGTCGTATGGCGGGCGGCAGGTGGTTCGCGGGGTGTCGGTCGAGATTCAGCAGGGCGAGGTCGTGGGTTTGCTCGGCCCCAATGGAGCCGGAAAGACAACGAGTTTCTACATGATCGTCGGGCTGGTTCGGCCCGATTCCGGCCGGGTGCTCGCTGACGGCGACGACATCACTCGGCTGCCAATGTATCTGCGGGCACGGAAGTACGGCATCAGCTACCTGCCGCAGGAGCCCTCGGTCTTCCGTAAGCTGACCGTGGAAGAGAACATTCTCGCCGTCCTCGAAGCGCAACACCTCAGCTGGGAGAGCCGTCGCACAAAGACCGAAAAGCTGATTGAGCAGTTGAACCTCGGGCACGTTCGCAAGACCCATGGGTACGCCCTGAGCGGCGGCGAGCGACGCCGGGTCGAGATCGCCCGGTGTCTGGCCATCGAGCCGGCATTCATTTTACTGGACGAGCCGTTTTCGGGAATCGACCCAATCGCTGTGCTGGATCTACAGGAGATTATCTTCGGCCTGAAGGCGAGCGGGATCGGGGTGCTGATCACAGACCACAACGTCCGCGAGACCCTCTCGGTGGTGGATCGGGCGTACATCATCAACGAGGGAACGATCTTTCGCGCGGGAACACCGGGCGAACTTGGTCGCGACGCTGAGGTAAAGAGGATCTATCTGGGCGAAAAGTTTTCCATGGACTAG
- a CDS encoding LptA/OstA family protein: protein MRTGVDRIRIWLVVGATLLVLVVGGFLGYAHYRSRRFLAGLPGRLGANISRQAEGYTWSQSGSDGHAIFTMHAAKLEQRNDGKVLLHDVGIVLYGRKQDRADRVYGNEFEYDQAAEIIRAIGEVHMDLEAPAPADGSTKKQRPVPVTEGEPVSDAKMIHVKTSGLVYLKKLGVAATPEDIEFSEGKMTGRAHGADYNSDTGVLVLQSNVRMNGLTTTGPMVMTASRAELHRLEQVADLTGAKVVTTQETVTAEQGVVHVRKDGSPERMEGSGKVTVTRSTGGTLTAGHADVLLNADGKAENARFSGDVTYSEDESARQERGTAADLRVLFDKAGQAEHVSMTGGVRMETREQVPASGAWNSRTLTGQAVEIALGPSGTEKKAEIRDAEATGGARLVVVDEAKKPGQKETRTEMAGDDLKAHFLAGKQVSKVLGTGHTSLHQLNGDGVDEVSSGDTTDLEFRTSDTASHGGRQAEQLASAVQQGHVVTVRKSMRKQGSAMVPVEERSTAEKAVYDADADKVTLTGGVQMTNTESTLWGNRVVVERGAGNATAEGAVRVNYAQAAKDGSEGEPVHILADRAEFKRGPVDAAAGAKKPEADTAFFYGTGRAARLWQGPSQVEAPVLEFEQGAKRLTASGPGTGMVVHTTLVSQGSTVKPAAQKSVAGKASGQGGPVRIASRKMVYTDAAREVVFSGGVLVEDAQGSMKAQQATAYLQGPEAAKAGGPPSAAGKTPGMFLGGSVDRVVATGKIDIVQPGRRGTGEQLVYTSSDGLFVLTGTPAAPPKVEDDARGTVTGAALQFHSGDDSVVVSSGGIQTGSKENAGKRVRTETRVKQ from the coding sequence ATGCGGACTGGCGTCGACAGGATAAGGATTTGGCTTGTGGTGGGTGCGACGCTGCTCGTGCTTGTGGTCGGGGGGTTCCTGGGATACGCGCACTACAGGTCGCGCCGGTTTCTGGCGGGCCTGCCTGGCCGGCTGGGAGCGAACATCTCACGCCAGGCGGAGGGTTACACCTGGTCGCAGTCCGGATCGGATGGCCATGCCATCTTCACCATGCATGCGGCGAAGCTCGAGCAGAGGAATGACGGCAAGGTGCTTCTGCACGACGTAGGCATCGTTCTCTATGGGCGGAAGCAGGACCGCGCAGACCGGGTGTACGGAAACGAGTTCGAATACGACCAGGCGGCGGAGATCATCCGGGCGATCGGCGAAGTGCACATGGACCTCGAAGCGCCTGCCCCGGCGGATGGCTCGACGAAGAAGCAGAGGCCGGTGCCCGTGACCGAAGGTGAGCCTGTCTCGGACGCAAAGATGATTCACGTGAAGACTTCAGGGCTCGTCTACCTGAAGAAGCTTGGTGTGGCGGCTACGCCTGAAGATATCGAGTTCTCCGAAGGCAAGATGACCGGTCGTGCGCACGGGGCGGATTACAACTCCGACACTGGCGTGCTCGTCCTGCAGTCCAACGTGCGCATGAACGGTCTGACGACGACAGGGCCGATGGTGATGACGGCAAGCCGCGCGGAACTGCACAGGCTTGAGCAGGTCGCGGATCTGACGGGAGCCAAGGTAGTCACAACGCAGGAGACGGTGACAGCGGAGCAGGGCGTTGTGCATGTGCGGAAGGACGGGTCGCCGGAACGAATGGAGGGCAGCGGCAAGGTGACGGTGACGCGCTCGACAGGGGGCACCCTGACGGCCGGTCATGCGGACGTACTCCTGAACGCTGACGGTAAGGCTGAAAATGCCCGGTTTTCTGGCGACGTGACCTATTCAGAGGATGAGTCAGCGCGGCAGGAGCGAGGGACCGCGGCGGATCTTAGGGTGCTCTTCGATAAGGCCGGTCAGGCGGAGCACGTTTCCATGACCGGCGGTGTGCGGATGGAGACCAGGGAGCAGGTGCCTGCCTCTGGAGCCTGGAACTCGCGAACGTTGACGGGCCAGGCTGTCGAGATCGCGCTCGGTCCTTCAGGGACTGAAAAGAAGGCCGAGATACGGGATGCGGAGGCAACGGGTGGGGCGCGGCTCGTCGTCGTGGACGAGGCGAAGAAGCCCGGACAGAAAGAGACTCGGACCGAGATGGCGGGCGACGACCTGAAGGCGCACTTCCTCGCTGGCAAGCAGGTTTCGAAGGTGCTGGGGACCGGGCACACCTCGCTCCACCAGCTCAACGGGGATGGTGTGGATGAGGTGAGCTCGGGGGATACGACCGACCTGGAATTCCGGACGAGCGATACCGCTTCGCATGGTGGGAGGCAGGCAGAGCAATTAGCATCCGCCGTCCAGCAGGGGCACGTGGTGACCGTGCGGAAGAGCATGCGGAAACAGGGCAGCGCGATGGTTCCGGTGGAGGAGCGTTCGACGGCTGAGAAGGCGGTCTACGACGCGGACGCGGACAAGGTGACCCTCACGGGCGGCGTTCAGATGACGAACACCGAAAGCACGCTCTGGGGAAACCGCGTCGTCGTCGAGCGTGGGGCGGGCAATGCGACTGCCGAGGGTGCCGTGCGGGTCAACTACGCGCAGGCGGCGAAGGACGGAAGCGAAGGCGAGCCGGTTCACATCTTGGCGGACCGCGCAGAGTTCAAGCGGGGACCCGTCGACGCGGCTGCGGGGGCGAAGAAGCCGGAGGCTGATACGGCGTTCTTCTACGGGACGGGACGCGCGGCCCGGTTGTGGCAGGGCCCATCGCAGGTAGAGGCTCCAGTGCTTGAGTTTGAGCAGGGCGCGAAGCGTCTGACGGCGAGCGGGCCGGGCACTGGCATGGTGGTGCATACCACGCTCGTCTCGCAGGGGAGCACGGTGAAGCCCGCAGCCCAGAAGAGCGTTGCCGGGAAGGCCAGCGGGCAGGGCGGCCCGGTGAGGATCGCAAGCCGCAAGATGGTTTATACGGATGCAGCCCGGGAAGTGGTTTTCAGTGGTGGAGTGCTGGTTGAGGATGCGCAGGGAAGCATGAAGGCGCAGCAGGCGACCGCGTACCTGCAAGGACCCGAGGCAGCGAAGGCTGGCGGCCCTCCGAGTGCCGCAGGCAAGACACCCGGGATGTTCCTCGGTGGCAGCGTGGATCGAGTCGTCGCGACGGGCAAGATCGACATCGTGCAGCCGGGGCGCCGTGGCACGGGAGAGCAACTCGTTTACACGTCAAGCGATGGGCTTTTCGTGCTGACCGGAACGCCGGCGGCGCCTCCCAAAGTTGAGGACGATGCGCGTGGAACCGTAACGGGAGCGGCTTTGCAGTTTCATTCCGGAGATGACAGCGTCGTTGTGTCGAGCGGGGGCATCCAAACTGGGTCAAAGGAAAATGCTGGGAAGCGTGTGCGGACGGAAACGCGGGTGAAGCAGTGA
- the recO gene encoding DNA repair protein RecO produces MIQHVGEALVLRVWPFHEADLLVSLFTRDQGRVRGVARHAMKSRRRFGGALEPMTHVRASYVERPKQELVRLDAFEILSSPLSREIDYQRTAALQMVAEVLEEAMPDGAPEDAVFRLALAVLDELKIGRVWMPITYFALWMNRLMGWMPEFGHCVVCGLDLRGENVWYSATSDGVTCEDDRRPGAVLLSAESVALAGRLFRGTVRELALEEWPRIRGGDLRRFAIETLERHLERRLASARALFRS; encoded by the coding sequence GTGATCCAGCATGTCGGCGAGGCACTTGTGCTACGGGTATGGCCGTTTCACGAGGCGGATCTACTGGTGAGCCTGTTTACACGGGATCAGGGCCGGGTCCGAGGTGTGGCTCGCCATGCGATGAAGTCGCGAAGGCGATTCGGCGGGGCGCTCGAGCCGATGACGCATGTGCGCGCCAGCTACGTGGAGAGGCCGAAGCAGGAGCTGGTGCGGCTGGATGCGTTCGAGATTCTAAGCTCTCCTCTTTCGCGGGAGATCGACTACCAGAGGACGGCAGCGCTCCAGATGGTAGCGGAGGTTCTCGAAGAGGCCATGCCGGACGGTGCTCCTGAGGATGCGGTCTTCCGGCTGGCACTTGCGGTTCTTGATGAGCTTAAGATTGGCCGGGTGTGGATGCCCATCACCTACTTCGCGCTGTGGATGAATCGGCTGATGGGATGGATGCCAGAGTTCGGTCATTGCGTGGTGTGCGGGCTCGATCTTCGAGGTGAGAATGTCTGGTACTCGGCGACGAGCGACGGCGTGACGTGCGAGGATGACCGGAGGCCGGGCGCGGTACTTTTGTCGGCTGAGTCTGTGGCTCTGGCGGGGCGGCTGTTTCGCGGGACGGTGCGGGAGTTGGCTTTGGAAGAGTGGCCGAGGATCCGTGGCGGCGACCTGCGGCGGTTCGCCATCGAGACGCTGGAGAGGCACCTGGAGCGGCGCCTGGCGAGTGCAAGGGCGCTTTTTCGGTCGTAA
- a CDS encoding VWA domain-containing protein: MGWGTRALAAWLAVQVPLMAQAPVVRKPPQAPQGNETPLNEPASQAPVSTGRDVETLRVQTRLVNVALNVVDATGAPVGGLEKDQFDIHEDGKLQKLAIFERESTTPLSIVLAIDSSESLTGFHKLEREAGKKFVKALVRQQDELDLMEFADSVREIVPFTNDARRIDSGLGDLQNGDDTALYEAIYLAADRLKDTSAANGRRRIIVLISDGGNTKKGMVYARALEEVQRAGALVYSIIVVPVSADAGRNTGGEHALIQMSQDTGGKYFYVQDPGDLNAAFQHVSEDLRTQYLLGYYAPKRGEDTSFRTIRVTLNDPGLQAKYKLRYRSGYYADAR; this comes from the coding sequence ATGGGATGGGGGACGAGGGCGCTGGCCGCCTGGTTGGCCGTGCAGGTGCCGCTGATGGCGCAGGCTCCCGTGGTGCGGAAGCCGCCACAGGCTCCGCAGGGAAATGAGACTCCGCTCAATGAGCCGGCTTCTCAGGCACCGGTGTCGACCGGGCGTGATGTCGAGACGCTCCGGGTACAGACGCGACTGGTGAACGTCGCTCTGAATGTCGTGGACGCTACCGGCGCGCCGGTCGGCGGGCTGGAGAAGGACCAGTTTGATATCCACGAGGATGGAAAGCTGCAGAAGTTGGCGATCTTCGAGCGCGAGTCGACGACGCCGCTCTCGATCGTGCTTGCGATCGATTCGAGCGAGAGCCTGACGGGATTTCACAAGCTGGAGCGCGAGGCGGGCAAGAAGTTCGTCAAGGCGCTGGTCCGGCAGCAGGATGAGCTCGATCTGATGGAGTTCGCCGACTCGGTCAGGGAGATCGTGCCGTTTACCAACGATGCGAGACGTATCGATTCCGGTTTAGGCGACTTGCAGAACGGGGACGACACAGCTCTCTATGAAGCCATCTACCTTGCCGCTGACCGCCTGAAAGACACGAGTGCGGCGAACGGACGGAGACGGATTATCGTGCTCATCTCCGATGGAGGAAACACGAAGAAGGGTATGGTGTACGCGCGGGCGCTGGAAGAGGTGCAGCGAGCGGGGGCATTGGTGTACTCGATCATCGTTGTGCCCGTGTCGGCCGACGCCGGGAGGAATACCGGCGGAGAGCATGCGCTTATCCAGATGTCGCAGGACACGGGAGGAAAGTACTTTTACGTGCAGGATCCAGGCGACCTGAACGCGGCCTTCCAGCATGTTTCGGAGGATCTGCGGACGCAGTATCTGCTTGGCTACTACGCTCCGAAGCGTGGCGAGGACACGTCGTTTCGGACCATCCGCGTGACTCTTAACGATCCTGGGCTGCAGGCGAAGTACAAGCTGCGATACCGTAGTGGGTATTACGCGGATGCGCGGTAG
- a CDS encoding inositol monophosphatase family protein produces the protein MVRFEFAEVAMGIAREAGALLKEYYEHGVAMEYKGDVDLVTAADRASEALIVKRLEAAFPDHGVYGEEGTRDGLDREFRWYVDPLDGTTNFAHGFPAFCVLLGLERRRAGLAPDEDGEMVAAITYDALRDEMFVAERGRGAWLNGHRIHVSKTETLQESLTATGFPSQKRHENPNVHFYQEITLRSHGVRRAGSAGLDLAYVACGRLDGYWEFKLNPWDTSAGYLLVEEAGGTLTHFDGGKFTLDSREVLATNGLIQGEMLHLFADMFAGRNLEPIPTPAEFAARRKAREASK, from the coding sequence ATGGTTCGGTTTGAGTTTGCGGAAGTGGCCATGGGAATCGCTCGCGAGGCCGGGGCTCTGTTGAAGGAGTACTACGAGCACGGCGTCGCAATGGAGTACAAGGGGGACGTCGACCTCGTGACGGCAGCGGACCGGGCCAGTGAGGCGCTGATCGTCAAGAGGCTCGAGGCCGCATTTCCGGACCACGGCGTCTACGGCGAGGAAGGCACGCGGGACGGCTTAGACCGGGAGTTCCGCTGGTACGTCGATCCTCTGGACGGGACGACGAACTTTGCCCACGGCTTCCCGGCATTCTGCGTGCTCCTCGGACTGGAGCGGCGGCGCGCCGGACTGGCGCCGGACGAGGACGGCGAGATGGTCGCGGCGATAACGTACGACGCGTTACGCGACGAGATGTTCGTGGCTGAGCGCGGGCGCGGTGCCTGGCTCAACGGCCACCGCATTCACGTTTCGAAGACGGAGACACTGCAGGAGTCACTGACGGCAACGGGCTTTCCTTCACAGAAGCGGCACGAGAATCCGAATGTGCATTTTTATCAGGAGATAACCCTGCGGTCGCATGGAGTTCGCAGGGCGGGGTCAGCGGGGTTGGACCTGGCCTACGTCGCATGCGGCCGGCTGGACGGCTACTGGGAGTTCAAGCTCAACCCCTGGGACACCTCGGCTGGCTATCTTCTCGTGGAGGAGGCCGGCGGAACGCTCACCCACTTCGACGGAGGGAAGTTCACACTCGACTCGCGTGAGGTCTTGGCGACGAATGGTCTCATCCAGGGCGAGATGCTGCATTTGTTCGCGGATATGTTCGCCGGACGCAACCTCGAACCGATTCCTACGCCCGCTGAGTTCGCTGCGCGACGGAAGGCACGGGAGGCATCAAAGTAG